In Nymphaea colorata isolate Beijing-Zhang1983 chromosome 3, ASM883128v2, whole genome shotgun sequence, a genomic segment contains:
- the LOC116250954 gene encoding probable xyloglucan glycosyltransferase 5, which produces MAQKFDFSDWWSSETRTGTPVVVTMENPNFSVLELDGPESAFQPAEKDRGKNAKQFTWVLLLKAHRAVGCVAWMATALWALLGTVQRRLIFRQGVVMESEKPHKNRLFRFIRAFLAISLAFLVFEMVAHFKGWHFHRPSLDMLHTSEIQGFLHAIYLSWLSFRADYIAPAIQALSNFCVVLFLIQSADRMILCVGCFWIKYKKIKPQIKGDPFKSEDAELPGYEYPMVLVQIPMCNEREVYEQSISAVCHVDWPKDRLLIQVLDDSDDESIQCLIRAEVSKWSQRGVNIIYRHRLVRTGYKAGNLKSAMSCDYVKSYEFVAIFDADFQPNPDFLKQTIPHFKDNPELGLVQARWAFVNKDENLLTRLQNINLCFHFEVEQQVNGVFLNFFGFNGTAGVWRIKALEESGGWLERTTVEDMDIAVRAHLHGWKFIFLNDVKVLCEVPESYEAYRKQQHRWHSGPMLLFRLCLPAIITSKISIWKKFNLIFLFFLLRKLILPFYSFTLFCIILPLTMFVPEAELPLWVICYIPVFMSFLNILPALRSFPFIVPYLLFENTMSVTKFNAMVSGLFQLGSSYEWVVTKKAGRSSEPDLLAAAERESKSLNQPLTRGASESELLELNKLKEHKKTPTKRKLNKIYKKELTLAFLLLTASGRSLLSAQGIHFYFLLFQGVSFLLVGLDLIGEQVS; this is translated from the exons ATGGCCCAGAAATTTGATTTCTCAGATTGGTGGTCTAGCGAGACAAGGACGGGAACTCCTGTTGTGGTGACAATGGAGAACCCCAACTTCTCTGTGCTGGAACTTGATGGGCCGGAGTCCGCGTTCCAGCCAGCGGAGAAGGACCGAGGCAAGAATGCGAAGCAATTCACCTGGGTGTTGCTTCTCAAGGCCCACAGAGCAGTCGGCTGTGTCGCCTGGATGGCGACGGCGCTCTGGGCTTTGCTTGGGACGGTTCAGAGGCGTTTGATTTTCAGGCAAGGTGTGGTAATGGAGTCGGAGAAGCCGCACAAGAACAGGCTGTTTAGATTCATAAGGGCTTTCTTGGCAATTTCCTTGGCATTTCTGGTTTTTGAGATGGTAGCACACTTTAAGGGTTGGCACTTCCACAGGCCCAGTCTGGACATGCTGCATACGTCTGAGATTCAAGGTTTCTTGCACGCAATTTACTTGTCATGGTTGTCGTTTAGAGCCGACTACATTGCTCCCGCGATTCAGGCACTGTCAAACTTCTGTGTTGTTCTATTCCTCATTCAGTCTGCTGATCGGATGATTCTGTGTGTTGGTTGTTTCTGGATCAAGTATAAGAAGATTAAACCTCAAATTAAAGGTGATCCTTTCAAATCAGAAGACGCAGAGCTGCCTGGATACGAGTACCCCATGGTTCTTGTTCAGATTCCTATGTGCAACGAGAGGGAG GTCTACGAGCAATCAATCTCTGCTGTCTGCCACGTAGACTGGCCTAAGGACCGGTTGTTGATTCAAGTTCTGGATGATTCGGACGATGAGAGCATCCAGTGTTTGATCAGAGCTGAGGTTTCAAAATGGAGCCAGCGGGGTGTGAACATTATCTACCGCCACCGCCTAGTGAGGACTGGCTACAAGGCTGGTAATCTCAAGTCGGCGATGAGTTGCGACTATGTTAAGTCCTATGAATTTGTTGCCATCTTTGATGCTGATTTCCAACCGAACCCTGATTTCCTAAAACAGACAATACCACATTTTAAG GACAATCCTGAGCTGGGGTTGGTTCAGGCTAGATGGGCGTTTGTAAATAAGGATGAGAACTTGCTGACACGCCTCCAGAATATAAATCTTTGTTTTCACTTTGAGGTGGAGCAGCAGGTCAATGGAGTTTTTCTTAACTTCTTCGGATTCAATGGGACTGCTGGTGTTTGGAGGATTAAAGCACTTGAAGAATCGGGTGGCTGGCTTGAAAGAACTACAGTGGAGGACATGGATATTGCTGTTCGAGCACATCTTCATGGATGGAAATTCATCTTTCTTAACGATGTCAAA GTCCTCTGCGAAGTCCCAGAATCTTACGAGGCTTATCGTAAACAGCAACATAGGTGGCATTCAGGTCCAATGCTGCTCTTTCGATTGTGCCTTCCAGCCATCATAACTTCCAAG ATATCGATTTGGAAGAagttcaatttaatttttctgtttttcctcttGAGAAAGCTCATCCTTCCATTTTATTCTTTCACATTGTTTTGCATTATTCTTCCTTTAACCATGTTTGTACCAGAGGCCGAATTACCACTCTGGGTGATCTGTTACATCCCTGTCTTTATGTCGTTCCTCAACATTCTTCCTGCTCTCCGTTCCTTCCCCTTCATTGTTCCCTATCTTCTCTTTGAGAATACCATGTCTGTGACCAAGTTCAATGCAATGGTGTCTGGGCTTTTCCAGCTCGGGAGCTCTTATGAATGGGTAGTTACCAAAAAGGCTGGCAGATCATCAGAGCCTGACCTACTTGCAGCAGCTGAGAGAGAATCAAAGAGCTTGAACCAGCCACTTACACGTGGAGCTTCTGAAAGTGAACTTCTGGAACTGAACAAGCTGAAGGAACACAAGAAAACTCCTACTAAGAGAAAGCTCAATAAGATATATAAGAAGGAGCTAACTCTAGCATTTCTCCTCCTCACTGCATCTGGTCGAAGTTTGCTGTCGGCTCAGGGaatccatttttattttctgctctTTCAAGGGGTGTCTTTCCTTCTTGTAGGCCTTGACCTAATTGGCGAGCAGGTGAGCTGA